A region from the Thauera humireducens genome encodes:
- the tadA gene encoding tRNA adenosine(34) deaminase TadA has translation MNDEDFMRAAMEQALQAGACDEVPVGAIVVLNGEIVGRGFNQPIGRHDPTAHAEIMALRDAGERLGNYRLPGCELYVTLEPCAMCSGAIMHARIARVVYGARDPKTGVAGSVLDLFAETRLNHHAAIEGGVLADECGRMLSSFFAARRSKTLVA, from the coding sequence ATGAACGACGAAGATTTCATGCGCGCTGCGATGGAGCAGGCGCTCCAGGCCGGCGCCTGCGACGAGGTGCCGGTCGGCGCCATCGTGGTGCTCAACGGCGAGATCGTCGGCCGCGGCTTCAACCAGCCGATCGGCCGCCACGACCCGACCGCCCACGCCGAGATCATGGCCTTGCGCGATGCCGGCGAGCGCCTGGGCAACTACCGGCTGCCCGGTTGCGAGCTGTACGTGACGCTCGAGCCCTGCGCGATGTGCTCCGGGGCCATCATGCACGCACGCATCGCCCGGGTCGTCTATGGCGCACGCGACCCCAAGACCGGCGTCGCCGGCAGCGTGCTCGACCTCTTTGCCGAGACGCGGCTGAATCACCATGCGGCGATCGAAGGCGGTGTGCTGGCCGACGAGTGCGGGCGCATGCTGTCGAGCTTCTTCGCTGCGCGCCGCAGCAAGACCCTGGTGGCCTGA
- a CDS encoding L,D-transpeptidase produces the protein MRICIDLGRQSLELFGDDGACIRRYAVSTALNGPGEESGSQRTPRGRHRIRARIGAGAPSGAVFRGRRPTGECWTPEFAAAHPGRDWILSRILWLCGEEPGRNRLGRVDSMRRYIYIHGTGDDQPMGVPLSHGCVRMRNREIIELFDLVPAGTKVEIRE, from the coding sequence ATGCGCATCTGCATCGACCTTGGCCGCCAGAGCCTCGAACTCTTTGGCGATGATGGCGCCTGCATTCGGCGTTACGCGGTGTCGACCGCACTCAACGGCCCGGGTGAGGAAAGCGGCAGCCAGCGCACGCCGCGCGGCCGCCACCGCATCCGCGCGCGGATCGGCGCGGGGGCGCCCAGCGGCGCCGTGTTCCGCGGTCGCCGGCCGACCGGGGAGTGCTGGACGCCCGAGTTCGCCGCTGCGCACCCGGGACGCGACTGGATCCTGAGCCGCATCCTTTGGCTGTGTGGCGAGGAGCCGGGGCGCAACCGGCTGGGGCGCGTCGATTCGATGCGGCGCTACATCTACATCCACGGCACGGGCGACGACCAGCCGATGGGCGTGCCGTTGTCGCATGGCTGCGTGCGCATGCGCAACCGGGAGATCATCGAGCTGTTCGATCTTGTGCCGGCCGGAACGAAAGTGGAGATCCGCGAATGA